In the Malassezia vespertilionis chromosome 1, complete sequence genome, one interval contains:
- the ESP1 gene encoding separase (BUSCO:EOG092603JK; EggNog:ENOG503NYNA; MEROPS:MER0010982; COG:D), translating to MDEIVRRIDACDTLDRTVVAALIAHTESSAMVKQLSLYTSALAGASAAGITWLVPRADDARGDPVRARAAKQVANAVLHALNGMLATNPRAKHRAPSLDPLLVMLDAFRIAMGILYQEQCDVVQVAPVVVSVVRKLHALGKYTEALTELAALAPLLSGGAPKGAPASVRAPPSAMERMDAALCFAGATRAPSVLLDITLDTQAMAVQCALSMAQADDLPHIAQLWSMPNALQAWYSAARDAGHVQTADRVAYAVERAITQYLAPLPSSAAAFRVRMDTLERLACVAGLESEAFWDRVGRVCASAKIDIDVLHARLAAMLHTAPSALHSGEAFAHMLRWWARCTEKAARPDLVLPNMGRSAADAGPSASARSFDNAAFLLLVRTAHDALVKGHAHHAALAAVAEALRADEAPRADVLGALQALLHDAVRALPHEETAAPFFCACVAAAEHSASPGALCAEAVLALRVLSTHTFSTASPCAQDTCLAYMARAVALSKRTHAQATLLVYVSDMAFHYASKLYAAKMYAPAAHFAEVACSASEQDAAATALDANLAKKYHVLGSARQHLLQYAPSLDAYWHAIAAQPTLLAQAGEWASRMPIYAIFSKEPFALLASSVRAALALSAFSLLHAQDAAAPHSLARRVSALHLDAQSAGAVLEYAAMSLVPMLARDDAPKAYHAVLCAALACYSPSQFPLRHARVLLQMHLYDTLQRTPATASAGLGALFAAPPAHDAALEEKEALVCTYHLQCALQHLAQGAHADAAAAVQRACASTPGHLVKAHEKKAQCISRPKRETPPHRETRPLEARSEAPLLGLLCAVADAMLDAAQCAPALEALYTLARLAPPHDAMHASALCRISETWLALENEACALHTISSVPTPADPIVTAHTELCAAAAHIALAHDDDACALYRRAVDQLQEALPVHASDRVLGKGERLELQARAADVYAAIQMHRGHAAAALRAALSALRLRLRCAMMLAKAAGSAAAHDVFSDGARVSLALPCVPAPAPSLAIAALQWRCTRAIFRSYVAVSRMYARRGAIRDALAFAQESIDFAAERAYACEALLWMASLRAASGERDAALASYHAAHVRRTLDDAAYAAFVGAELEAVPLDEAHAAWEACQRPYAQWNATHTPVLQSMRSSIACASARTLGASHGMEALRGVQGMEASIVRAQLALHEAEIAMKGDPVWAALPEIAYAFPGVQRPALSRTQTQCVRKAAPLLCAALDDIRAALASSAVGDVRHVRAALETAARIRTMQSIAPTRQVPSDAAAQACAMLDAAVSVAVRRACVDAAARRALGASADWFALAASDSEAAPRDALAASLAHDAALAFPQPPLVPTWAALTIALSPDKRELLVARVGEGASPSLFVLPMDRQSVRDGDETHLSLEAVLAALHAIVDASNASVQLAKDVGDMDARKAWWTKRRALDAELGALLAAVQDTWLGAFQGLFCAHDTPLGMLRTDVERILRRVCFPAKRNERRVIPPIPDTALACLAALPPDVPPHILEDWAHYSMDAFQLAGVTLAQDEVDLDVLCVDLRRALEEHHGRAQKRSAAAQHHLFLILDRSLCAIPWESLPVLRHRAVSRIPTLAMLYTHLAQRGDAPHLRLDPRNTGHLLNPSADLTRSEARFAPMLAREAWHGIVARAPVLDEMATLLTRHDTFLYFGHSGAEAYMPATRLSNLPQCAVSMLWGCSSGALRLHGTYEPSGTPYDYLVARAPALLVSLWDTTDRELDGICEAVLRRVGLVEPSAQRTCLSTAVASARDACKLPYLTGAACVVYGVPVVWEM from the exons ATGGACGAGATTGTGCGACGGATCGATGCGTGTGATACCCTGGATCGCACcgtcgtcgctgcgcttATTGCGCACACAgagagcagcgcgatgGTAAAACAGCTCTCGCTGTACACGAGCGCACTCGCGGgtgcgagcgctgcaggcaTCACTTggcttgtgccgcgcgcggacgatgcgcgcgggGATCcagtgcgtgcgcgtgctgcgaAGCAAGTTGCCAACGCAGTCTTGCACGCGCTCAATGGCATGCTCGCGACCAATccacgcgccaagcaccgcgcgccgagcctCGATCCACTTCTTGTGATGCTCGATGCCTTCCGGATTGCCATGGGTATTTTGTACCAGGAACAATGCGACGTTGTGCAGGTGGCGCCGGTCGTCGTGTCTGTGGTGCGAAAACTGCACGCGCTGGGCAAG TACACCGAAGCACTCACAGAACTtgcggcacttgcgccgctcttgtCGGGAGGCGCCccaaaaggcgcgccggcatcggtgcgtgcgccgccaagcgcgatggagcgcatggacgccgcgctgtgtttcgccggcgcgacgcgtgcgCCTTCTGTCCTGCTCGACATCACGCTCGATACACAGGCCATGGCCGTGCAATGTGCACTTTCCATGGCACAGGCGGATGATCTACcgcacattgcgcagctATGGAGCATGCCTAACGCGCTACAGGCGTGGtacagcgcggcgcgcgacgcaggGCATGTACAGACAGCGGACCGTGTTGCGTACGCGGTAGAACGCGCAATCACGCAGTACCTAGCGCCGCTTCCGAGCAGTGCAGCCGCGTTTCGTGTACGCATGGATACACTTGAGCGCcttgcgtgcgtcgcggGCCTGGAGAGCGAGGCGTTTTGGGATAGGGTAGGCCGGGTGTGTGCGAGCGCAAAAATCGACATCGATgtgctgcatgcacgccttgcagcgatgctgcacaccgctcctagcgcgctgcactcgGGCGAGGCGTTTGCGCACATGCTGCGGTGGTgggcgcggtgcacggagaaagcagcgcggccgGATCTTGTGCTGCCGAACAtggggcgcagcgcggcggatgcggggccaagcgcctcggcgcgctcgtttGACAACGCTGCATTCCTGCTCCtggtgcgcacggcccacGACGCCCTCGTGAAAGGCCATGCGCACCACGCGGCCCTTGCTGCcgttgccgaggcgctgcgtgccgacGAGGCACCGCGAGCCGACGTACTGGGCGCACTGCAGGCAttgctgcacgacgcggtgcgtgcgctcccGCACGAGGAAACGGCAGCTCCCTTCTTttgtgcgtgcgtcgctgcggcCGAGCACAGTGCTTCACCGGGCGCTTTGTGCGCCGaggcggtgcttgcgcttcgcgtACTCAGTACCCATACATTCTCCACTGCATCGCCCTGTGCACAAGATACGTGCCTTGCGtacatggcgcgcgctgtggcgctctccaagcgcacgcatgcGCAGGCAACGCTGCTGGTGTACGTCTCCGACATGGCCTTTCACTATGCAAGCAAGTTGTACGCGGCAAAGATGTATGCACCCGCCGCGCACTTTGCCGAAGTGGCATGCTCCGCGAGCGAACAAGacgccgcagcgacggcgctcGATGCCAACCTTGCAAAAAAGTATCACGTCCtgggctcggcgcgccagcacCTTTTGCAGTacgcgccgtcgctcgACGCATACTGGCACGCCATCGCTGCACAGCCcacgctcctcgcgcaagcAGGCGAATGGGCCAGCCGCATGCCCATTTATGCCATCTTTTCCAAGGAgccttttgcgctgctggcctCAAGCGTacgcgcagcacttgcgctAAGCGCATTTTCCCTCCTCCACGCGCAggatgcagctgcgcccCACAGccttgcacgccgcgtctcggcgctccatctcgACGCACAAAGCGCGGGCGCTGTGCTTGAGTACGCCGCCATGTCGCTCGTGCCGAtgcttgcacgcgacgacgcgcccaAAGCATACCACGCCGTACTgtgtgccgcgctggcATGCTACTCGCCGTCCCAGTTTCCTctgcgccacgcgcgtGTGCTTCTCCAGATGCACCTGTATGATaccctgcagcgcacgccggcTACAGCGAGCGCtggccttggcgcgctttttgccgcgccgccagcgcacgacgcggcgctcgaagaaaaagaagcgcttgTGTGCACATACCACTTGCAgtgtgcactgcagcaccttgcgcaaggcgcgcatgccgacgctgctgctgctgtgcagcgcgcatgtGCCTCTACGCCCGGCCATCTCGTGAAGGCGCACGAGAAAAAAGCGCAGTGCATTTCGCGCCCCAAGCGCGAAACGCCGCCCCACCGCGAAACGCGCCCGCTGGAAGCGCGTagcgaagcgccgctgctcggccTGCTGTGTGCGGTGGCCGACGCGatgctcgacgcggcgcagtgcgcgcctgcgctcgaagcgctctacacgctcgcgcggctcgctcCCCCCCACGATGCAATGCACGCCAGCGCCTTGTGCCGCATCTCCGAGACGTGgcttgcgctggagaaTGAGGCGTGTGCCTTGCATACGATCAGCTCCGTCCCGACACCGGCCGATCCCATCGTCACCGCGCACACGgagctgtgcgctgctgccgcgcacattgcgctcgcccacgacgacgatgcatgcgccttgtaccgccgcgcggtgGACCAGCTCCAGGAAGCGTTGCCCGTACACGCCTCTGACCGCGTACTGGGCAAAggcgagcgcctcgagctgcaggcgcgcgcggccgaCGTATACGCCGCGATCCAAATGCACCGCGGCCacgcagccgcggcgctgcgcgctgcgctgagcgcactgcgcctgcgcctgcgctgcgctatGATGCTTGCCAAAGCAGCAGGTAGTGCGGCCGCGCACGATGTGTTTAGCGACGGCGCCCGCGTGTCGCTAGCCCTGCCTTgcgtgccggcgccggcgccgtcgctggccatcgctgcactgcagtggcgctgcacgcgcgccatttTTCGCAGCTACGTCGCAGTGAGCCGCATgtacgcgcggcgcggcgcgattcgcgatgcgcttgcgtttgcgcaagaAAGTATCGACTTTGCCGCGGAGCGTGCGTACGCGtgcgaagcgctgctttggatggcctcgctgcgcgcggcaagcggcgagcgcgacgcggcgcttgcgtcgtaccacgctgcgcatgtgcgccgcacgctggacgatgcagcgtacgcggcattcgtcggcgccgagctcgaagCGGTGccgctggacgaggcgcacgcggcgtggGAAGCATGCCAGCGTCCGTATGCGCAGTGGAATGCCACACACACACCGGTACTGCaaagcatgcgcagcagcattgcgtgcgcttctgcacgcacgctcggcgcatccCATGGCATGgaagcactgcgcggcgtgcaggGCATGGAGGCGTcgatcgtgcgcgcgcagcttgccttGCACGAGGCGGAAATTGCGATGAAAGGCGACCCTGTCTGGGCGGCACTCCCCGAGATCGCGTACGCATTTCCCGGCGTAcagcgcccagcgctcTCACGCACGCAGACGCAGTgtgtgcgcaaagcagcgccgctgctttgTGCGGCTCTCGACGACATCCGCGCGGCACtggcgtccagcgcggtcggcgatgtgcgccatgtgcgcgcggcgctcgagactgccgcgcgcatccgcacgatgcagagcaTTGCACCTACGCGGCAAGTGCCCAGCGATGCGGCCGCACAGGCGTGTGCCAtgctcgacgctgccgtATCGGtggctgtgcgccgcgcgtgtgtcgatgcggcggcgcggcgcgccctcggcgcaagcgccgactggtttgcgctcgccgcgagcgattcggaagcggcgccgcgcgacgcgctcgcggcgagccttgcgcacgacgctgcgcttgcgtttccGCAGCCCCCCCTTGTCCCGACCTGGGCAGCGCTTACCATTGCCCTTTCGCCGGACAAGCGCGAGCTCCTTGTTGCGCGCGTGGGCGAGGGCgcgtcgccgagcttgTTTGTGCTTCCGATGGACCGCCAGagtgtgcgcgacggcgacgagACGCACTTGAGCCTCGAGGCggtgctggcggcgctgcacgcgatTGTGGATGCGTCGAACGCCAgcgtgcagctcgcgaAAGACGTCGGCGATAtggacgcgcgcaaagcatgGTGGAccaagcggcgtgcgcttgatgccgagctcggtgcgctgcttgctgccGTGCAGGATACATGGCTCGGTGCATTCCAAGGGCttttctgcgcgcacgatacgccgctcggcatgctgcgcaccgacgtggagcgcattttgcgccgcgtaTGTTTTcccgccaagcgcaacgagcggcgcgtgaTTCCTCCGATACCTGacacggcgcttgcgtgccttgctgcgctgccgccggATGTGCCGCCGCACATTTTGGAAGACTGGGCGCACTACAGCATGGACGCGTTTCAGCTCGCCGGCGTgacgctcgcgcaggaCGAGGTCGATCTCGATGTGCTCTGTGTggatttgcgccgcgcgctggaagagcaCCACGGACGTgcgcagaagcgcagcgcagctgcacagcaccaCCTTTTTCTCATCCTCGATCGCAGCCTGTGCGCGATTCCGTGGGAGTCGCTGCcggtgctgcgccaccGCGCGGTGAGCCGCATCCCAACGCTCGCCATGCTTTACACAcacctcgcgcagcgcggcgacgcgccgcacttgcgACTCGATCCGCGAAACACGGGCCACTTGCTGAATCCCAGCGCGGATCTCACacgcagcgaggcgcgctttgcgccgatgctcgcgcgcgaggcatGGCACGgcattgtcgcgcgcgcgccggtcCTCGACGAGATGGCCACACTGCTTA